The following DNA comes from Amycolatopsis albispora.
CGACGGCTTTCATCTGCCACGCCTCCTCACGCGGTGGCGGCGGTTTCCGGGTTCGCGGCGGCGAGTGCCGCCCGCAGTTCGTTCGTCTCGGCCACGGACAACTCGAGCCGGGTGGTGATCGGCCCACCCCGGCTGCCCGGCGGGCTGGTCACCTCGAGCTGTCCCGGCCGCAGCCGGATCCGCCCACCGCAGGTCAGCCCCAGCGTCACGGCGGTGTCCTCCAGGTCCTGCCGCGCCCCGAGCCGCTCACGCAACCAAGTCCAGATCATGCGCCGGGGCTACCCGGTCCGAGCCGGGCAAAACCCGGCCCGCCGCGTGTGAACCGCGGCCCACCGGGAAGCCCGGCTTGGTCAGTGTTCTCTTTCACCGCCAAGACTCTCGGAAAGGAGTCCCCATGTCCCGCCCCTACCAGCACCCGGAAACCGGTGCCGCCACCCCCGCGGCCGCCCGGCGCACTCCGGTCCAGCTGGTCTCGCTCGTCTACGGCGTGGTGTTCCTGCTGGTCGGCGTGCTCGGCTTCGTCCCGGGCGTGACCACCGACTTCGAACTGCTCACCTTCGCCGGGCACGAGTCGTCGGCGCTGCTGCTCGGCGTGTTCGCGGTGTCGGTGCTGCACAACCTGGTGCACCTGCTGTTCGGCGCCGCCGGACTGGTGCTGGCGCGCACCCCGACCGGCGCCCGCGCCTTCCTGATCGGCGGTGGTGTGGTCTACCTGGTGCTGTGGCTCTACGGGCTGCTCATCGACCACGGGTCGTCGGCGAACTTCGTGCCGGTCAACACCGCGGACAACTGGCTGCACCTCGGCCTGGCGGTCACCATGATCGGCTTCGGCCTGGCGTTCGGCCGCGGCCTGCGCTCGGCCTGACGTGGAACCGGGCGGCGGTGGCTCAGCCGAACCACCGCCGCCCGGGAGCACGCGGTCAGCTTTCTCCGGCGATTTCCTTGCTCACGCCGCTGGGCCCCTCGTACTCGCGGTCCGGCAGCTTCCGGAGCAGGTCGAGCGTGCCCTCGTCGGCGCCGTTGGACTTGGCCGCCTCGACCAGGTCGTCCCGCCTGGCGGGGTAGTCCACACCGGACAGATGACGCTGGACCTCGATGGGATTGGCCTTGCTCATCGGTTTCCTCCTATCTTTTCGGTTTCCCGGGCCGGGCTGGTCCGCGCCGCGAACCAGTCGATGGTGCGTGCCAGCCCTTCGGCCGGGCCGATCTCCGGTGCCCAGCCCAGCGCGGCCCTGGCCAGGCCGATGTCGGGGCACCGGCGCCGCGGGTCGTCCTCCGCCGCGGCGATGCGGGCGATCGGTGACTCACTGCCGGTCAGCCGCCGGATCTCTTCGGCGATGGCCAGCACGGTCAGCTCGTGCGGGTTGCCGATGTTCACCGGGCCGGAATGGGCCCCGGCCGCCAGCGCGAGCAGCCCGGACACGGTGTCGTCGACGTAGCAGATCGAGCGCGTCTGCGTCCCCGATCCGGCCACGGTCAGCGGCTCACCGCGCAACGCCTGGCCGATGAACGCCGGGATCATCCGGCCGTCGTCGGCACGCATGCGCGGGCCGTAGGTGTTGAAGATGCGCGCGATGGTGACGTCGGCCTCCCATTCGCGCCGGGCCGCCGCGGTGTACGCCTCGGCGTAGCGCTTCGCTTCGTCGTACACGCTGCGCGGGCCGATCGGGTTGACGTTGCCCCAGTAGTCCTCGCGCTGCGGATGCTGCTCGGGGTCGCCGTAGACCTCGCTGGTGGAGGCGAGCAGGAAGCGCGCGTGGTGGCGGCGGGCGAGGTCGAGCGCCCACGCGGTCCCGGCCGACCCGGCGGCCAGCGTCTCGAACGGCAGCCGGAGGTAGTCACGCGGTGAGGCCGGGCACGCCAGGTGCAGGACCAGGTCGATCGGGCCGGGCGGTTCGGACGGCCACCGGGTCACATCCGCCTCGAGCAGGCTGAAACCGGGCGTTTTCAGCAGTTCCCAGAGGTTCTCGCGGTCGCCGGTGGTGAAGTTGTCCACGCAGACCACCTGCGTGCCGAGGGAAAGCAGCCGTTCGCACAGGTGTGAGCCGACGAACCCGGCGCCCCCGGTCACCACCGCCCTGGTGAAGTTCCAGTCCATGGGGCGGGGTGTACCCGGCGACCGGCCGGGTATGCGGGGGCCATGCGTGTTCTGCTCACCGGGTGGCCCAGCTTTCCCGACGGCGAGGCGACCGCGGGCGACGTGCTCAGCCTCCGTTCGGTCCGCTCCGCGCTGACCTCGGCGCGGATCGACAACGAGACGGCGTGGAGCCCGGTGTTCCGGCCGGGCGCAATGCGGCTGGAGGACGCCGAGCCGTCGCGGTACTCCCACGTGGTTTTTGTCTGCGGACCCGCGCACGGCGCCCAGGTGCGGCGGCTGCACGAGCGCTTCGGGGACTGCCACCGCATCGCCGCCGGGGTGTCGGTGATCGACCCGGAGGATCCGGCGGTCACCGGGTTCCACCGGGTGCTCGCGCGTGACGAGCCGGGCGGCGCGCGGCCCGACCTGGCCTGGCACGCCGGCACCACCCGGACCCCGGTGATCGGCGTGGCGCTGGCGCCGGGGCAGCGGGAGTACGGCGGGCGGCGGCGCCACGAGCTGGTGCACGGCGCACTGGACCGCTGGCTGTCTACTTTGGACTGCGTGCGGCTGCCGGTGGACACCAGGCTGGACAGTCGCGACTGGCGGAACTGCGCCACCCCGGACCAGTTCGGCTCGCTGCTGGCCCGGCTGGACGCGCTGGTCACCACCCGGCTGCACGGCCTGGTTTTCGGCCTGCGTGCCGGGATCCCGGTGCTGGCGGTGGATCCGATCGAGGGCGGCGGCAAGGTGACCGCGCAGGCCCGCGCGCTGGGCTGGCCCGCACTGGTCGGCGCGGAGTCCGTCGCCGAACCCGGGGTGCTGGACCACTGGTGGTCGTGGTGCCTGTCCGAGCGCGGTCGCACGGCCGTGCACCGCCGTCCGCCCGAGGACGGGCTGCTCACCGAACTCGTCACCGAACTTGTCACGGGATTGAAGGAGGCCCGGTGAAGACAACCGTGGTGATCGCCACCCGGAACCGGGCCGACGAACTGGCGCGAACCCTGGGCGAACTCTCCGAGTTGCACCCACGCCCGCCGATCATCGTGGTGGACAACGCTTCCACCGATCACACCGCCGACGTCGTCCACGCCGCCGGCGCGCGGCTGCTCTCGCTGCCGCGCAACCTGGGTGCGGCGGCACGCAACATCGGGGTCGCCGCCGCGCGCACCCCTTACGTGGCCTTCAGCGACGACGACTCGTGGTGGGCGCCGGACGCGCTGGCCAAGGCGGAACTGCTGTTCGACCGGCACGCCCGGCTCGGCC
Coding sequences within:
- a CDS encoding DUF4383 domain-containing protein, producing MSRPYQHPETGAATPAAARRTPVQLVSLVYGVVFLLVGVLGFVPGVTTDFELLTFAGHESSALLLGVFAVSVLHNLVHLLFGAAGLVLARTPTGARAFLIGGGVVYLVLWLYGLLIDHGSSANFVPVNTADNWLHLGLAVTMIGFGLAFGRGLRSA
- a CDS encoding DUF2795 domain-containing protein, which encodes MSKANPIEVQRHLSGVDYPARRDDLVEAAKSNGADEGTLDLLRKLPDREYEGPSGVSKEIAGES
- a CDS encoding NAD-dependent epimerase/dehydratase family protein, whose protein sequence is MDWNFTRAVVTGGAGFVGSHLCERLLSLGTQVVCVDNFTTGDRENLWELLKTPGFSLLEADVTRWPSEPPGPIDLVLHLACPASPRDYLRLPFETLAAGSAGTAWALDLARRHHARFLLASTSEVYGDPEQHPQREDYWGNVNPIGPRSVYDEAKRYAEAYTAAARREWEADVTIARIFNTYGPRMRADDGRMIPAFIGQALRGEPLTVAGSGTQTRSICYVDDTVSGLLALAAGAHSGPVNIGNPHELTVLAIAEEIRRLTGSESPIARIAAAEDDPRRRCPDIGLARAALGWAPEIGPAEGLARTIDWFAARTSPARETEKIGGNR
- a CDS encoding polysaccharide pyruvyl transferase family protein — its product is MRVLLTGWPSFPDGEATAGDVLSLRSVRSALTSARIDNETAWSPVFRPGAMRLEDAEPSRYSHVVFVCGPAHGAQVRRLHERFGDCHRIAAGVSVIDPEDPAVTGFHRVLARDEPGGARPDLAWHAGTTRTPVIGVALAPGQREYGGRRRHELVHGALDRWLSTLDCVRLPVDTRLDSRDWRNCATPDQFGSLLARLDALVTTRLHGLVFGLRAGIPVLAVDPIEGGGKVTAQARALGWPALVGAESVAEPGVLDHWWSWCLSERGRTAVHRRPPEDGLLTELVTELVTGLKEAR